A genome region from Bufo gargarizans isolate SCDJY-AF-19 chromosome 2, ASM1485885v1, whole genome shotgun sequence includes the following:
- the LOC122929503 gene encoding ficolin-2-like isoform X2 → MLGMVSGLCSSDQSCPGQTGSVGGPGKVGPPGEKGEKGERGTTEPVYAARNCKEIRYRGAVLSDWYTIYPDGSRPLKVLCDMDTDDGGWIVIQRRWDGSVDFFRTWDAYKKGFGSRLSEFWLGNEYIHQITLTGTWELRVDLQDFEGKIVFAKYASFKVLDESEKYKLIIGAYQEGTAGEGQFGQNVLHRGLFKYI, encoded by the exons ATGCTGGGAATGGTGTCCGGGCTCTGTAGCAGTGATCAGTCATGTCCGG ggcaaacgGGATCTGTGGGAGGACCAGGAAAGGTTGGACCTCCAGGCGAAAAAG gaGAGAAAGGAGAAAGAGGGACGACTGAGCCAGTGTATG CTGCCAGGAACTGCAAAGAAATACGATATCGGGGGGCAGTCCTCAGTGACTGGTACACCATATACCCAGATGGCAGCCGGCCCCTGAAGGTCCTGTGTGATATGGACACAGATGATGGAGGATGGATT GTAATACAGAGACGTTGGGATGGGTCAGTAGACTTCTTCCGCACTTGGGATGCTTATAAGAAAGGCTTTGGCAGTCGGCTAAGTGAATTTTGGCTGGGGAATGAATATATTCATCAAATAACTTTAACAG GAACATGGGAATTACGTGTTGATCTACAAGATTTTGAAGGCAAAATTGTGTTCGCCAAGTATGCAAGCTTCAAAGTATTGGATGAATCTGAGAAATACAAATTAATAATTGGAGCCTATCAGGAAGGAACTGCAGGTGAGGGGCAATTTGGCCAAAATGTCCTTCATAGAGGTTTGTTTAAGTACATATAA
- the LOC122929503 gene encoding ficolin-2-like isoform X1 → MRVPVLLMLGMVSGLCSSDQSCPEVKVLGIGENDKLSILRGCPGHPGLPGQKGDVGEPGEKGQTGSVGGPGKVGPPGEKGEKGERGTTEPVYAARNCKEIRYRGAVLSDWYTIYPDGSRPLKVLCDMDTDDGGWIVIQRRWDGSVDFFRTWDAYKKGFGSRLSEFWLGNEYIHQITLTGTWELRVDLQDFEGKIVFAKYASFKVLDESEKYKLIIGAYQEGTAGEGQFGQNVLHRGLFKYI, encoded by the exons ATGCGTGTGCCAGTACTACTAATGCTGGGAATGGTGTCCGGGCTCTGTAGCAGTGATCAGTCATGTCCGG AAGTAAAAGTTTTGGGAATTGGGGAAAATGACAAATTGTCGATTCTTCGAGGCTGTCCTGGTCATCCTGGCCTCCCGGGTCAAAAAGGAGATGTTGGGGAACCAGGAGAAAAAG ggcaaacgGGATCTGTGGGAGGACCAGGAAAGGTTGGACCTCCAGGCGAAAAAG gaGAGAAAGGAGAAAGAGGGACGACTGAGCCAGTGTATG CTGCCAGGAACTGCAAAGAAATACGATATCGGGGGGCAGTCCTCAGTGACTGGTACACCATATACCCAGATGGCAGCCGGCCCCTGAAGGTCCTGTGTGATATGGACACAGATGATGGAGGATGGATT GTAATACAGAGACGTTGGGATGGGTCAGTAGACTTCTTCCGCACTTGGGATGCTTATAAGAAAGGCTTTGGCAGTCGGCTAAGTGAATTTTGGCTGGGGAATGAATATATTCATCAAATAACTTTAACAG GAACATGGGAATTACGTGTTGATCTACAAGATTTTGAAGGCAAAATTGTGTTCGCCAAGTATGCAAGCTTCAAAGTATTGGATGAATCTGAGAAATACAAATTAATAATTGGAGCCTATCAGGAAGGAACTGCAGGTGAGGGGCAATTTGGCCAAAATGTCCTTCATAGAGGTTTGTTTAAGTACATATAA